The window GCGGCGGCGTCAGCGGGCGCGGCGTCAGCGGGCGGCGGCGACGGGGGCGGTGGGGGTCCCGGGCTTCGCGGAGGCGCCGGCGGGGGAGCCGGAGGGCGTGGCGAGGGTCAGGGTCGCGGCGACGGTGAGGGCACCGGCGACGGCCATGACGGCGAGGAAGGCGATGCCGCGCGCGTCGGCGCGGGCGTTCTCGGCCTCGAGCTCGGCAGCTCGCGAGGCGTTGTTCGTGTCAATGACGCTCATGGTCACTCCGTCTACCGCGGTACTTCCCCGGCCACACTTCGACGGAGATCACAACGATCTTGACGGGGCCGTTCGGATCGATCTTGGTCGTACGAATGGAGGATCTCACGTCGACGCGCCCGTTCTGGCCGGCAAATTCGCCGTTGTGAGGTGCCTCTCGGGTGACGGGACCCACACCCGCCCCGCGCCGAAGCGACCCCCACCGGCGGGGAGGATGGCGCGGTGGCGAACGCAGCGGTGGTGGCCGGGACGGCCTTCGGGGTCATCTTCCTGGCCGAGCTCCCGGACAAGACGATGTTCGCCTCGCTCGCGATGGGCGCCCGGATGCGGGCGCGCTACGTCTGGCTCGGGACGTCGTCGGCGTTCGCCGTCCACGCGACGCTCGCGGCCCTCGTCGGCGGCGCGCTCGCCCAGCTCCCGGACCGCCCGGTCAAGCTCGCCTCGGCGGCGATGTTCGCCCTCGGCGCGCTGCTGATCCTGCGCGGGTCGTCGGAGACCGTCGACGAGTCCGGCTTCGACGCCACGCAGCGCTTTTGGCCCGCCTACAGCGCGGGCTTTATCGCCGTGTTCGTCAGCGAATGGGGTGACCTCACCCAGATCACCACCGCGAACCTCGCCGCGAACAACAGCGCGGTCGCGGTCGGGATCGGGGCGTTCGTGGCCCTCTGTGCCGTCTCCGGGCTGGCGCTCGCCGCCGGACGGACGATCGCGACCAAGGTGCCGCTGCTCGTCGTCCGGCGGGTCGCCGCCGGCGTGATGGTGACGCTCTCGCTCTGGTCGCTGGCGCAGGCGTTCAGCTGAGCAAGCGTCAGACCTGCTCGGCGATCTTCGCCAGGAAACGGACGGTCTTGTCCGCCTCGGTGATCATCGGAAAGTGGCCGCAGTCCCAGGCCGCGGCCCGGGTGGTGCGCCGGGCCATGATCCGCTGGATGTGCGGGTGGATGACCATGTCCTGGTTGCACACGAGGAAGGTCGTCTTCTTCTCGTACTGCGCGTAACGCCCGGGGTGCTGGTTGAACGAGTCGAGCCGCTGCGGGCTGAGCATGGTGAGGATCTCGGCGTACTGCTCGTCGTCGAAGTCCGAGTGGAAGATCTGCCGGGCCGGCTCGGGGAGGATCGTCGCCACGCCGTCCTCGATCGACAGCGCGTCGCGTAGGTTGGGCCGTCCCGTGTGGTCGATGCCTTCCACCTCGCCGACGACGCCGGCGGTGTTCACCGTCTCGCCCTCCTCCAGGAGGTAGCCGGCGAGGACGACGACGTGCTCGACGTTCGGGTGCACACCGGCGCCGGTGACGACCGCGCCGCCGTAGGAGTGCCCGACGAGGACGATCGGACCCGGCACGCCGTCCAGGACCTCGGTCAGCGCGGCGATGTCGCCGAGCAGGTCCGGCTGGGGCCGGGTGTCGGCGCCGCGACCGGGGAGGTCGGGGGCGAGGGCGTTGATACCGAGGTCCGCGAGCCCCTTGAGCGTGGGGGCCCAGTAACCGCTGCCGTGGAAGGCGCCGTGAACGAGAACAACAGTCGCTGCCATGTGGCGGACGTTACCGCGCCTCGCAGTACGGGTTGCGAACCAGGACACCACTGACGAGGACGACGGGATGCGCCCGCAGGGCCGGAATGATCACGTGACGCCCGAGCCGCTCCAGGTCGTACAGGCACAGCGCGGTCGCGTCGAGCTGGCGGGCCAGCGCGGTGGTCTCGGCCTCGTAGGCCATGAACTCGGAGAGGACGGGCGTCCCGAAGGCGGCCTCGGCCCAGCTCATGTCGCTCGCGGTCCGGGTACCGCGCCCGTGCGCCTCGCCCCAGGCCTGCCAGTACCCGAGCATGTGCTCGCGGTCGAACCCTCCGCCGTGGGTGTAGGTGGCGGCGTAGGAGTCCACGGCCAGCTCGGACGGTCCGAGCTCCTCCGCCAGCCACTCCCGGTCGGCGTCGCCGGCGATGCACAGACACGGCGCCCCCGCCGCGAGCCCGGCCCCGAGGAACTCGCGCAGGATCTCCCGCCGCTCCGCCTCGCCCCGGTAGAAGGCGCAGGCGTGGTCGCCCGGGGCGGTCGTCAACCGCTCCGCGGGCAGGGTCGGGGCGCTCATGGGCGGAGTCTGGCAGCAGCGAGCACCGGAAGCTTGGGCCTGGCAGCACAAGAGTCCGGCCGCGGAACTCGCCTCCCAGGCCAGGGCCGTCCCCCCGAAGCGTCAGCGCGGGGTGCCCTGGAGGATCCGCCAGGCCCGGGTCGCGACGTGCAGGTTGAAGCGGCTGTCGACATCGGCGAGGTCGTAGCCGCTGATCTCCCGGATCCGCTGGAGCCGGTAGCGCAGCGTGCTCCGGTGGACCGCGACGGCCTGGGCGGTCTCGTCGTAGTTGCCGCCGCGCTCGAGGTACTCGATCAGCGTCCGGACCAGGTCGGACCGGTGCCGGGCGTCGTACTCCAGCAGCGCGCCGAGCCACTGCTGGACGAACGCGTGGAGCTCGGGGTTCGGCCCGCCGGCGGCGAGGAGCCGGAAGATCCCGAGGTCGGCGTAGGTCGTCGCGCCGTGGGGGTCCGCGGAATTCAGTCGCACGTCGAGGGCGAGCAGCGCCTCCCGGCACGACTCGGGGTAGTCCGCCGGCGAGGAGCAGATCCGGCCCACCCCGATCGCCACGGCGCGGCCCAGCCGGTCACCGACGGCGGCGAGCAGGTCGGTCGTCGCCACCGGCGCTGCCGCGAGCAGGAGCACCGTGTCCGAGCGCCTCCCGGTCAGCGCCGTCAGGTTCAGCCGGGTGACGGCCGCGTCGACGGCGTCGGCGAGCTCGTCGGTCTCCGCCCCGCCGAGCGCGAGGACCTGGTGCGGCTGGTGCAGGTCGTGCCCGAGGGCCTGCGCGCGCAGGTGCGCGCCGGCCTCGTCGGTGCCGGTCGTCAGGTCCGAGACCAGGTCCCGCCGCAGCCGCAGCTCGGTCTCGGCCAGGGTCCGGACGTGGGCGAGCTCCATCGCCAGCACCACCGCGCCGTGCTGCAGCGCGACGGTGTCGAGCGGCCCGGCGTCGCCGTCCGGGTCCGCGAGGACGAGGACGCCGAGGACGTCGTCCCGCGGCTGGGCCAGCGCGACCAGCCGACCGTCGGCGCGCAGTGGCCGGCCCTCGGCCTGGGCGCGGCGGATCAGCTCGGCGCGGCCCCGGCGGTCCGGCTTCGGGTACGGGTCCGGGCGGCCGGGACCGGCCCAGGCGCGCAGGTTGCCGAACCGGTCCTCGACGGCGACGCCCCGCCCGGTCAGCTCCGCGACCGCCGCCGCGATCCCGGCCTCGCCGCCGCCCGCCGCGCTGACCCGGGCCAGGGCCTCGTGGATCTCGACGGTCCGCTCCAGGTCGGAGACCGTCGCGGCCAGCCGCTCCTTCGCGGCGTCCGCGGCGGCGGTCTCGGCGAGCGCCTGCTGGTGCAGCTCGGCGTTGGCCAGCGACGTCCCGGTCTGGTGCGCCAGCACCCGCCAGAGGAACTCGGCCTCCGCCGGGGGAGCCGCGTCCGCCCCCACCACCAGATGCCCGCGGAGCCCGCCCGGCCCGTGCAGCGGGTAGGCCGCGCTCCACGCGGTGACGGGGTGAACGACCTCGGCTTCCGACCCCGCCGCCAGCTGCGCCTCCACCGACGAGCACGGCCCGAGGGCCGGGGCCGACCCGAGCGCGAGGGCGACGATCTCGTCGGCGTCCCGGGTCTCGGTCATCAGCATCCCGAGGACGAACAGTCCGTGCAGGTCCGAGAGCTGCCGGCGCAGCCGCGCGACCTCGTCCTCGTCCGTCATCGCGCCCGACCTTAGACCTGACAGGCCGACGATCGCCAGGGAACTTCGTGCTCTCGGACGGTGCTGTGCGGGACCGGAGCACGGCAGGGTGTGTGAGCCCGGACACAGGACGCTCGAGGCGAGGACGCGGATGAACAGGCGTGAGCAGGCGGACGTCGTGGTGGTGGGTGCCCGGGTGGCCGGATCCCCGGCGGCGATCGAACTGGCCCGGCGCGGCCGGAGGGTCGTGGTGCTCGACTCCTCGACCTTCCCCTCGGACACCCTCTCGACCCACGTCGTCTTCCCGGCGCTGACCGCGGAGCTCGCCGCCCTCGGGGCCCTGGAGCCGCTGCTCGCGACCGGGACCCCCAAGCAGCCGAAGGTGCTGATCAACCACGGCGGGATCGACGTCCACTGGGACTACACCCCGGTCGACGGCTACGACTTCGGCATGTGCCCCCGGCGCACGACGCTCGACGGGGTCCTGGTCGGCGTGGCCCGCGAGGCCGGCGCCGAGATCCGCGAGGCGACGAAGGTCACCGGGCTGGAATGGACGGCCGGGCGCGTGTCCGGCGTCCATTACAAGGACCGCGAGGGCAACACCGGGACCATCGGCTGCAAGCTCGTCATCGGGGCCGACGGCCGCCGCTCGACGGTCGCCTCGCTCGTCGGGTCCGCGGTGCCGTACCGCCGCGACGAGAACGGCCGCGGTCTCGTCTTTATGTACGTCGACGACCCCTACCCCGCCGAGAGCGAGGAGCGGTCGCACCTGTTCCAGTGGCGCGTCGGCGACACCCTCGGCATGTACTTCCCGACGTGCGACAACGGCGCGGTCGTCCTGTTCATGCCGCCCCGCGAGCAGGTGAACTGGTTCGGCCAGGACCTCGTCCACTGGAACGAGCGACTCGAGGCGTACCCGATGCTCAAGGAGCGCATCGCCGGCGGCGCCCCGCGCACCAAGCTGCGCAAGGCCTCCGACCCGTTCTCCTACTTCCGCAAGTCCTCCGGCCCCGGCTGGGCGCTGGTCGGCGACGCCGGGCACTTCAAGGACCCGGTCATCGCGCAGGGCATCCGCGACGGCGTCCACTACGGCCGCAAGCTCGGCCAGGCCGCGGCGGCCGCGCTCGACGACCCGCGCTGGCTCGACCGGGCGCTCTTCGACTGGGAGCTAGCCCGCGACCGCGAGTGCGTGATCAGCTACCACTTCGCGCTCCGGCTCTCGAAGACCCATTCGATCTCGCCCGTGGAACTGGAGATCTGGAAGGCCAGTGAACACGACCCGGAGCGCGCCCGCCGCCTCGGCGACGCCTTCGGCCGGACGCTCTCGCCGGAGAAGTTCCTCAACTACCCGGACCTGATCACCTGGACGGCCCGCGGCTTCCTCGACCGGCGCCAGTCGAACCGTGATGTCCTCGGCGACGTCACCCGCGAGCTGAGCACCAAGGCCCGCCTGTACCGCGACCTCGCCCGCATCCAACGGGGCAAGCGGCTACTGCCGCGGAACTGGGAGGCGTGGGGCGGCACCAAGCCCATCCCGCCGGAGAAGCTGACGGCAGATCATGTGGCGCCGCGTCAGCCGCAGCGCAGTGACCTCGCCCGCGACGAGGGCGAGCTCGCGCGCGCCTCCGCCAACGGCGTCCACCCCGCACCGACCCTGGAGCAGGCCTCGTGAGCAACTCCGTCCGCATCGCCGTCGTCCAGCCTGCCCTGAAGATCGGGGAGGTGGAGGCGAACATGGCGCGCTGCGAGGCTCTCGTCCGCGACGCGCATCGGCAGCACAACCCGCAGGTGATCGTGCTGCCCGAGGCCTTCACCTCGCCCAACGTTTACGACGAGCGGCTGCGCAACTGCGCGATGCCCGTCGACGGGGCGCCGTACCAGATGCTCAAGCGCCTCGCGCGTGAGCTCGACTGCACCGTCGGCGGCGGCTTCCTCGCCAAGCGGGGGAAGGACACGCGCAACACGTTCGTCCTCGCCGACCCGGACGGCACGACCAACCTGCACGACAAGGACGAGCCGAGCGTCTGGGAGTACTGCTACTACACGCCCGGCACCGACCCCGGCGTCTTCAGTCACCGGTTCGGAACGGTCGGGCTGGCGTGCGGCTTCGAGACCGGTCGCTCCCGTACCGCCCGGCGCATGGCGGCGGCGCGCGTGAATCTGATCCTCGGCGGCTGCTGCTGGCCGTCGTACCCGACGTGGGCGTTCCCGCGCGGCTGGTTCAACCGCGACATGGAGTACTACCGCGTCTGGGCCGCCGACACGACGCGGACGCTGGCCCGCGCCGTCGGCGCCCCCGCGGCGCTGGCGTGGCACGTCGGCAACGTCAAGGGCAAGACGCCCGCGATGCCCGGCATCCCGTGGAACACGATCATGACCGGCGAGTCCCAGATCTGCGAGCGCGACGGCACCGTCCTGGCCCGCATGATCTACGAGGACGGCGAGGGATCGGTCGCCGCCGACGTGAAGATCGCCGACCCGCAGCCGGTCGACCTGATCCCGTCCGGGTTCTGGATCCGGCCCCAGCCGGTCACGATGCACTTCGTCTGGCACTACATGAAGCAGCACGGCCGACTGCGCTACCAGGTCGACAAGAAGCTCGGCCGCTTCCCCTGGGTCGACGAGTTCCCGGACACCGACCTGCCCAACTACAACCCCGGCCTCGCCCCGGCCGGGGCCCCGGCGGACGCCCCGGTCGCCGTGGTCCCGGCCGAGGCCCCGTCAGATCCGCAGGTGGTCAAGGCCTGACCGTCACCGCCGGGGGATGACGGTCAGGACGCGTTCGATGTGGGTCGCGAACTCCCGCATGTAGTCGGTCAGGAACTCCGCGGTCGAGCGGTCGGTGACCTCGCCGTCGTCGGTGAACAACCCGGGCTGGAAGTGGATGTACGCCTCCGGCGACGTCATCTGCCGCGCATTGCAGAAGCTCAGCACCGCCCGGAGGCTCTGCTGACCCACGGCGGTGCCGATCGCACCGGGGGAAGCCCCGATCACCGCCGCCGGCATGTGGTGGAAGGAGTTCTGCCCCCACGGTCGGGACGCCCAGTCGATGGCGTTCTTCAGAGCACCGGGAATCGACCGGTTGTACTCCGGCGTGACGAACAGGACCGCGTCCGAGCCGGCGATCGCCTCCTTCAGCGCGAGCGCCTCGGGCGGATAGTTCGCGTCGTGGTCGGGGCTGTACAGCGGCAGGTTCCCGATCGGGATCTCGGTGAACTCGAGGCCGTCCGGGGCCAGGCGGATCAGCGCGCGACTGAGAACCCGGTTGATCGAGGTCGACGACAGGCTGCCGACGAAGTACCCCACGCGGGTGGCCATGCTGGTTCCTCTTCTCGGGAGGGGTGTCCGGACCCCATCCCGGTACCCCGCGGCCGACCTTCCACGCCCCTACTTGATCCCGACGACCATCGAGACGGGTCCGGCGAGGTGCTGGACGCGGGTCTCGGTGAAGCCCACCAGCGTCATCCACCCGGTGCAGTCCTTGCCGGTGTAGTCGAAGCCGCCCTTGGTCTCGATGAGCATGTTCAGGCTCATCAGCAGACCGAAGGCGTTCTCGCGCCGGTCGTCGTCGATCAGGGTGTCGTAGACGATCAGCGCGCCGCCCTCGGGCAGCGCGTCGTACGCCTTGCCGAGCAGTTCGAACTTCGTCTCGAACGGCCAGTCGTGCAGGATCCGGCCCATCACGAGGACGTCGGCGGTCGGCAGGTCGTCGGTGAAGAAGTCCCCGCCGGAGAACGTGACCCGGTCGGCCACGCCGTGCTCGGTGACGTACTCGGTGAAGATCGACTCGACCGCCGGCAGGTCGAAACCGCTCCCGGTCAGATGCGGATGGGCCCGCGCGAGCGCGACCGGGACCGCGCCCTGGGCGCAGCCGACGTCGAGGAAGCTGGCGTAGTCCTTCCACGGGAAGGCCCCGGCGAGCGCGTGCGCGGGCCCCAGGCTCGCGCCGGTCATCGCCCGCAGGAACTGCCGGAGCCGGTCGGGGTCGGAGTACAGGGCGCCGAACAAATCCTCGTCGCCGCCCTTGGCCTCGTTCTGCGGCTCGCCGGTCCGCAGCGCCTCGGTGAGGTTGCCCCAGTGGTGGTACAGCCGGGCGTTCGCCATCTCGAGGATGCCGCCGACGTAGGTGGGGGAGTTGCGGTCCAGGAACGCCCCGGTCGCGGGAGTGTTGGCGTAGCCGTTCTCGTCCCGAGTGAGCATGCCGAGGGCGACGAGCGCGTCGAAGAAGTCGACCGCGGACCGCGGGTGCAGCCCGAACTCCGCGGACAACGCCGGCAGCGGCTTGGGCCCGTCGGCCAGCGCGGTGAACACCCCGAGTTCGACCGCGCTCAGCAGCGTCTTCGCGCCCCAGAACCCGAAGCCGAGTTGCAGGATCGCGTCGGGCGTGACGTTCCGGTCCATCGGGACTCTCCTCGGGGCTTGCTCGGGACGGGCTCGGGTCAGCCTCTCAGGTGCGGAGCAGACGGACCGGGACGCGGTCGCCGGTCTTCGGGCCGGGTGTGCCGGCCGGCAGCACGACGATGCCGTCGGCTCGGACCAGCGAGGTGAGCACGCCGGCGCGCCTCGTCAGCGGCGTGGCGACCAGGTCCTCACCCTCGGTGGACAGCTGCACGCGGATCCAGTCCTCGCTGCTCTCGGTCGAGTTCAGGTCGGTGGCGAGCCGGGCCTCGACCACCGCGCGCCGCGGCGGTGCGGTGTTCATCAGGGCAGCGAGCATCGGGGCGGCGAAGACCTCGAACGTCAGCGCCGCGGAGACGGGGTAGCCGGGCGCGCCGAGCACCGGCGTCCGGCCCGCGACGCCGAGGACGACCGGGTGACCCGGCCGCACCGCGACCCCGTGCACCGCCAGCGTCCCGGCCGCGGTGACGACGTCGGCGGTGTGGTCCCCGCGGCCCTGGCTCGACCCGGCGATGAAGATCACGAGCTCGGACGTGGCGGCCGCGTCGCGCATCGCGGCGAGCAGTTGCGCGGGCTCGTCGGGGACGATGTCGAGGATCCGCGTCCGGCAGCCGAGGTCCTGCGCCTGGGCAGCGAGCATGAGCGAGTTGGTGTCGAGGATGTCGCCGGGGGAGAGCTCGGAGCCGAGCGGCCGGATCTCGTCCCCGGTCGGGACGATCGCCACCCGCGGGGCCTGATGCACCGTCAGGTGCTCGTGGCCGGCGGCCGCCGCGGCGGCGACGTCCCAGGCCTGGAGGCGCAGCCCGGCCGGCAGGAGCGTCTCGCCCGCGCGGACGTCCTCGCCGATCGGGCGCACGTGCTTGCCCGGCTCGGCCGCCTTGCCGATCTCGGCCTTGTCGTCGACGAACGTGACGTCCTCGCGCATGACGACCGCGTCGTAGCCGGCGGGCATCGGGTCGCCGGTGTCGACGACGACGAAATCGGTCAGCACCGCCCCCGCCGTCGCCTGCGCGGCGTGGACGGCGATCCCGTCCATCGCGGCGGCGTCGTAGGCGGGGGAGGACCGGCGGGCGAGCACGGGCTCGGCGGTGACGCGGCCGACGGCCCGGTCCAACGGGACCACCTCCGCCGGGGTGCGCTCCGGGCACCCCGCCGCGCGGCAGGCCCCCAGCCAGATCGCCAGGGACTCGGCGGCGGGAAGGTCGTGTGCGGGCTCCGGGGGCATCGAGGCGTCAGACACCGACGTTGGAGGTCAGGATCGCCACCGAGTCGCCCTGGAACAGGGGGACGTCGGGCTCCTTCGCCACCTTCTCGCTGTTGACGGTGACGAGCAGGGCCGCCGAGATGCCGATGCGCATCGTCCGCGTCGCGCTGCCGATGTTGGCCGCGCGGACCGTCTCGATGCGCGTCTTGCCTTGATCCATCCACGTGCCGTGGATGTGCATCGTGATCTCGGGCTCCGGCTCGGAGCGCGCCTGCTCGTACTCCTCGGCCGTGTTGATGTTGCGGACCGAGGCGAGGTCGGGGTCGACGTGCTCCAGCACCGGGTCCGCCAGCAGGTGTGCGGCGTCGAGCACGCGGACGTTCGACTCGGCGAACAGCTCGCCGGGCGTCCGGGCGCCCTTCTCGATCAGTTCCGTCGCGCGCTCGCCGAGCTCGGTGCGGTAACCCGCGGCGAGCGGCTGCCGGTGGTCGTGGAGGATCGGCAGCGCGACCTCGACGTCGTCCATCGACGTCATCACCCGGTGCACGTACCGCGGGTGCAGGAAGGGCAGGTCGGTGGAGGTCACGAACGCGATTGGCACGGTCTCGCCGACGACCTGGAGGCCGGCGGCGATGCCCTGGAGCGGGCCGAGGCCCTCGACCGGGTCCTCGACGACGCGGACGCCGTCGGGCAGCGGGGGGAGTTCCTGGCCGGGGGCGGACACGACCACGACCGGCCCGCTCACCGCCCGCTGCAGCAGCGCGGTCGTGCGGTAGAGCAGCGTGGAGCCGTGCCAGTCCAGGGCCGCCTTGGGCGTGCCCATGCGCGAGGAGCGGCCGCCGGCCAGGACGACGCCGCCCGCGCCGAAGAGACGAGGTGTCGACTGCACGGCCCCGACCGTACCGGGAGTTGTCCGATTTCTCCTCGGACCGGGGCGGTACCGGTGAGAATGGTGGGGTTATGACGAGTTCAGGTGGCGAGTGGGTCGCAGTCCCGGTCCCGGGTCAGCCGGACCGGTGGGACTTCGTGCCCCATGAGCAGCCGCCTTCCCCGGACGGCAGCCCCGGCCGGTGGCACGTGGTCGGCGGGTCGGGCACCGAGGTCGGGCAGTGGCAGTGGTTCCCGACGAACCCGCTGCCCGCCCCGCCCCCGCCGCTGCTGTTCCAGAGCACCGGGATTTCGAGCGCCGGGACGAGCGTCCCGATCGCGACCCCGAAGCGGTCGAAGAAGGTCCCGCTCGCGATCGGGGGCGCCGTCGTGGTTCTCGCCGCCGCCGCGGCCGGGGGTGCCCTCGCGTTCTCCGGCGGCGACGACAGCAAGCACAAGGAGGAGATCACTGCGCTGGTCAACTACGTCACCACCGTCGACAAGGGTGAGGACGTCTGCACCAGCCACCTGACGGAGGACTTCGTCCGGACGATCTTCGGTGACGTCGCCACCTGTGAGCAGGACGACGACACCGACGGGGACTCCGGCGACGCGACCGGCGCACTGGTCAGCGACATCCAGCTCGACGACGCGGACGCCACCGCGATCGTGACCGTGCAGGGCGGGAACACCGACGGCGCGACCGGGACCTGGGCCTTCCGGCGCGGCGACGACGACGTCTGGCGCGTCTCGGAGTGGCGGGCCGACTACCTGCGCTCCAGCCTGGAGAAGACCTTCGGCGAGACGTACGACTCCGACGGCCCGGACGACCCGTTCGACAACCCGAACGTCCGCAGCTGCGTGAAGGACCGCCTGCTCGGCCAGGACGACCCGGCGTTCCTCGACACCGCGTACCAGCTGTTCCGCAACAGCCAGGAGAGCTCGGCCAAGCTGCTCGGCTTTATGGCCGAGTGCCCGAGCGACACCCAGGGCGTCTCCGCGCTCCGGGCGCTGTTCGAGAAGGGCTTCCGCGCGAGCGTGCAGGTGCCGGAGCAGATCACCGAGTGCATCGTCCTCGGCATGCGGACGGGGCTCTCGGACGAGGAGATCAAGCAGCTCAGCCTCAACCGCGGCATGCCGGCGCCGCCGCACATTCAGGCCCGGATTCAGCAGATCACTCTCACCTGCGCGGGCTCGCCCACGTCGTTCGACCCCGTCCCGGAGGGCCTCACTCCCGGCCCGGACCTCGGCGTCTGAGGTGTGGGACACTCTGTCCGACCAGAGTGTCTGACACGGTGTCCGATCGGCCCGGCGCAGGGTTGCCTCGCGCGATCGGGTTGGCTGTGCGCAGACGAATCCTGACAGCGACGGGAGTGCGCCGGGCATGGGCGAGTACAGCGCGGTGATCGGGGCCGGGACGATGGGGCTGGGCATCGCCTACGTCCTGGCGGCGGCCGGGGACACGGCGATCCTGGTGGAGCCGGACGCGGGCCGGGCCGCGAACGCGGTCGCGACACTGACCGGGGTGGCCGAGTCGGCGGTGAAGCGGGGCAAGCTCTCCGAGGACGCGGCCAAGGACCTGATCGGGCGGATCTCGGTCGTCGCGGCGGTGGAGGACCTGCCGGCCGGGACCGCGGAGCTGGTCGTGGAGGCCGTCCCGGAGCGGATGGAGCTGAAGAAGGACCTGCTCCCGCGCATCGAGACCCACTGCGCGCCGGCGATCCTCGCGACGAACACCTCCGGGCTCTCGATCGACGAGCTCGCGACGGTGCTGACCCGGCCCGAGCGGTTCCTCGGTCTGCACTTCTTCAACCCCGTCTGGGTGATGCCGCTGCTGGAGATCGTCCGCGGTGAGCGGACCGATCCGGCCGTGCTGGAGTCCGCGCGGGCGCTGGCGGTCCGGATCGGCAAGGAGCCGATCGTCGTGAGGAACATGCCGGGCTTCGCCACCTCTCGCCTCGGCGTCGCGATCGGCCTGGAGGGCATGCGGATGCTCGAGGAGGGTGTCGCCTCGGCCGAGGACATCGACAAGGCGATGGAGCTGGGCTACAAGCACCCGATGGGTCCGCTGCGCCTGACCGATCTGGTCGGCCTGGACGTCCGGCTCGACATCGCGCGGAACCTGTCCAAGGACCTCGGCCCGCGGTTCGAGCCGCCGCAGATCCTGATCGACAAGGTCGCCGCCGGCGAGCTCGGCAAGAAGTCCGGCAAGGGCTTCTACGACTGGAGCTGACCTCGTGGCCGCGCCCGAGTTCGTCGACGTTGCCGGCCGCCGCACCCGGGTCCGCCTCTCCGGCGACCCGGCCGGGCGGCCGGTGGTGCTCCTGCACGGCATCGGGCGCTCGCTGGAGGACTGGGACCCGCAGTTCGAGCTGCTGCGGTCCAGCAACCGGCTGATCGCGCTGGACCTGCCCGGTTTCGGGTACTCCCAGCGGCGGCCGGAGCCCTCGTCGCTGCCGTCGTTCGCCGCGGGCGTGCTGGAGACGCTCGACGCGCTGGGGGAGTCGCGCCCGGTCCACCTGATCGGGAACTCCCTCGGCGGGGCGGTCTCCCTCGGCGTCCTCGGGGCCGCGCCGGACCGCGTCGCGTCCGTCGTGCTGGTGAACAGCGGCGGCTTCGGCCGTGAGGTCACGTACCTGCTGCGGATGCTCGCCGTCCCCGGGCTCGGCAAGCAGATGCTGCGCCGGCCCACCCGCGCCTCGGCCCGCCTGATCGAGCGCGCGCTCTACCACGACCGCTGTACGCGACCCCGGAGCGCATCGACCACGCGTTGAAGCTCGGCCGGGAGCCCGACGCCGCCGCCTTCCTGGCCGAGACCGCGCTCGGTCTCGGCACGATCCGCGGCGTCGACCAGGGTTGGCGCCGCGACCTGCTGATCGCCGCCCGCAAGCACCCGAAGCCGATGCTCATCGTCTGGGGCGACCGGGACAAGATCCTGCCCCACCGTCACCTCGAGACCGCCAAGCGCGCCTTCCCCGACGCCCGGTCCCACCTGTTCCCCGACACCGGCCACATGCCCCAGATCGAACGCGCCCCCGAGTTCGCCGCCCTCGTCCAGGAGTTCCTCGCCTCCCAGGTGTGAAGCAGGCATGCCGATTGCAACGCGTGGGACACCGGAGCCGCCCCGCACGCATCTGACGTTGCATTAGGCATGCCTGGTCCACGGGCCGCGGGCCAGGACCCCTGCGATCTGCGTGAGTACCCGCGCCGGC of the Sporichthya polymorpha DSM 43042 genome contains:
- a CDS encoding molybdopterin molybdotransferase MoeA, whose protein sequence is MSDASMPPEPAHDLPAAESLAIWLGACRAAGCPERTPAEVVPLDRAVGRVTAEPVLARRSSPAYDAAAMDGIAVHAAQATAGAVLTDFVVVDTGDPMPAGYDAVVMREDVTFVDDKAEIGKAAEPGKHVRPIGEDVRAGETLLPAGLRLQAWDVAAAAAAGHEHLTVHQAPRVAIVPTGDEIRPLGSELSPGDILDTNSLMLAAQAQDLGCRTRILDIVPDEPAQLLAAMRDAAATSELVIFIAGSSQGRGDHTADVVTAAGTLAVHGVAVRPGHPVVLGVAGRTPVLGAPGYPVSAALTFEVFAAPMLAALMNTAPPRRAVVEARLATDLNSTESSEDWIRVQLSTEGEDLVATPLTRRAGVLTSLVRADGIVVLPAGTPGPKTGDRVPVRLLRT
- a CDS encoding NADPH-dependent FMN reductase: MATRVGYFVGSLSSTSINRVLSRALIRLAPDGLEFTEIPIGNLPLYSPDHDANYPPEALALKEAIAGSDAVLFVTPEYNRSIPGALKNAIDWASRPWGQNSFHHMPAAVIGASPGAIGTAVGQQSLRAVLSFCNARQMTSPEAYIHFQPGLFTDDGEVTDRSTAEFLTDYMREFATHIERVLTVIPRR
- a CDS encoding alpha/beta fold hydrolase — encoded protein: MAAPEFVDVAGRRTRVRLSGDPAGRPVVLLHGIGRSLEDWDPQFELLRSSNRLIALDLPGFGYSQRRPEPSSLPSFAAGVLETLDALGESRPVHLIGNSLGGAVSLGVLGAAPDRVASVVLVNSGGFGREVTYLLRMLAVPGLGKQMLRRPTRASARLIERALYHDRCTRPRSASTTR
- a CDS encoding 3-hydroxyacyl-CoA dehydrogenase family protein, which encodes MGEYSAVIGAGTMGLGIAYVLAAAGDTAILVEPDAGRAANAVATLTGVAESAVKRGKLSEDAAKDLIGRISVVAAVEDLPAGTAELVVEAVPERMELKKDLLPRIETHCAPAILATNTSGLSIDELATVLTRPERFLGLHFFNPVWVMPLLEIVRGERTDPAVLESARALAVRIGKEPIVVRNMPGFATSRLGVAIGLEGMRMLEEGVASAEDIDKAMELGYKHPMGPLRLTDLVGLDVRLDIARNLSKDLGPRFEPPQILIDKVAAGELGKKSGKGFYDWS
- a CDS encoding alpha/beta fold hydrolase, encoding MKLGREPDAAAFLAETALGLGTIRGVDQGWRRDLLIAARKHPKPMLIVWGDRDKILPHRHLETAKRAFPDARSHLFPDTGHMPQIERAPEFAALVQEFLASQV
- a CDS encoding methyltransferase encodes the protein MDRNVTPDAILQLGFGFWGAKTLLSAVELGVFTALADGPKPLPALSAEFGLHPRSAVDFFDALVALGMLTRDENGYANTPATGAFLDRNSPTYVGGILEMANARLYHHWGNLTEALRTGEPQNEAKGGDEDLFGALYSDPDRLRQFLRAMTGASLGPAHALAGAFPWKDYASFLDVGCAQGAVPVALARAHPHLTGSGFDLPAVESIFTEYVTEHGVADRVTFSGGDFFTDDLPTADVLVMGRILHDWPFETKFELLGKAYDALPEGGALIVYDTLIDDDRRENAFGLLMSLNMLIETKGGFDYTGKDCTGWMTLVGFTETRVQHLAGPVSMVVGIK
- the mobA gene encoding molybdenum cofactor guanylyltransferase, which gives rise to MQSTPRLFGAGGVVLAGGRSSRMGTPKAALDWHGSTLLYRTTALLQRAVSGPVVVVSAPGQELPPLPDGVRVVEDPVEGLGPLQGIAAGLQVVGETVPIAFVTSTDLPFLHPRYVHRVMTSMDDVEVALPILHDHRQPLAAGYRTELGERATELIEKGARTPGELFAESNVRVLDAAHLLADPVLEHVDPDLASVRNINTAEEYEQARSEPEPEITMHIHGTWMDQGKTRIETVRAANIGSATRTMRIGISAALLVTVNSEKVAKEPDVPLFQGDSVAILTSNVGV